CTCGGAATGGGGACGGATTGGAACCATACCACTGCAAGCTGAAATGGGGAATTACAGCCAAAACGCCTGACCAAGGAGAGAGTTATGGCATATATTTTTGATCCCAAAGACCTGCATGAGATATGTACAAAGAATCTCAGTCTGCCACTGGAAGAGAAATTTGAAGCGATAATGGAAGCACTGGACAGGCAATTCCCAGGTCGCATACGCAAAAAGAGAAGATGGATCTTCAACGTCGCGGGCGGTTCTATGGGAATGCTGACCATACTCTACGGTTCGATCTCAGAATACCTCATTCTCTTTGGTACACCCATCGGCACTGAAGGATATTCCGGGCGATACTGGGCTCATGTCTATGACATCATGCTGGATGGGGAAATGCTGACGTACACCCAGGGCCAGTTTACCCCTGCAATCTATAAGCCCGGTGATATGGCCTATCTCAGAAGGGGCACAGACAAAGGCTATCGAGTGAAAGATCATGCCTGGATGCTCGAATATTCCCGGGGATTCATTCCCCAGATGCTCCCATTCGGCGTGCTTGGCAGCATGATGAGCACTCTGGACTTCAAAAGCATGCGGCACCAGTTCTGGGACTTCGGTGGAATCTGCCTAAGAGAGCTTCTCAGGGGGAAAATATAGACGAATGCAACCAGCCTCATCATACCCAACTCAAGATTCTACAGAATCATGAGTGATTCCACACTTAACATTCCCACTAGCTCTGACCATTAAGCCCCCCATCACCAACCAGCCACATCACGGCTCATCTGGCCACAAGACCCGAAGCTTCGCAACGTTCTCCACTCCACCCGAAGTTGGACAAATCTATTGGAATATGGTATAAAACAACATCAGAGCGTCAAGCGTAATTGGTATCTGTATACGATAGTGATGCTATCGTAATAGATGGTTTTTGCTGTAAGGACATAGAAACAGGGGATATTTGCTGATTTTGGCCTAAGGGGGCAGGAAGCGTTGAAGCCCCATCTGTAACTGGTCACTTGGATGGCGTAGAGCTAGGGGAGACCCTTCGGCTTCGCTCAGGGTGACATATCGCATAAATGTCATGATAACATGTTCCCCACTGTGTCATCCTGGCCATGCCCACTGTCAGGGCGACCGGCTTTTGTAGGTGTCATTCTGAGCGTAGCGAAGAATCTCAATTGTTACGCTTACTTGTGCAACCAGGCACTAGCCTGTAGGGACAGAGCTTCAGCTCTGTCCGCGGTCTGAAACCGGAGATTATTAGTGGACAGACCTGAAGGTCTGTCCCTACTTTAGGGAAGTGGCCGAGAAAGTGGATAGCCAAGTGGTGGCTGTCGTCCTTCCGCGGAAGGATGACCCGACGCTGTGGCGACACATTGGCTGTCATCCTGATATTGCCCACTGTCAGGGCGACCGGCTTTTGTAGGTGTCATTCTGAGCGTAGCGAAGAATCTCAATTGTTACGCTTACTGGTGCAACCAGGCACTAGCCTGTAGGGACAGAACTTCAGCTCTGTCCGCGGTGGGGAACCGGGGGCAACGGACAGAGTCCCTACTTTAGGGAAGTGGCCGAGAATTGATATGGCCCACTGTGTCATTGCGAGCGAAGCGAAGCAATCTCTGCTGTAAGCTATGAGCTACGATCGTGTCATCGGTGGCTGTCGTCCTTCCGCGGAAGGACGACCCGACGCTGTGGCGACACAGGGGCTGTCATCCTGATCTTGCCCACTGTCAGGGCGACCGGCTTTTGTAGGTGTCATTCTGAGCGTAGCGAAGAATCTCGATTGTTACACTTACTGGTGCAACCAGGCACTAGCCCAACTTCCGCAGTTTGACTTGGGGAAGAGTTTTGCTGGCTCTTTTTCACGTTCACCGATGACATGGAGGGGATCATCTCCACATATGAGTGCCCACCAGAAGGCGATGTAGTGTAGACTCCTGGCTTCGCTGAGGGCGCTATAATCACCACATGTATCTCAGGCGATGCCGCAGCAGCAAGGGGGGTAAGGATCACGTCTATTGGGAGCTGGTGGAGTCCTACCGGACGGAGCGAGGACCTCGACAACGAGTGGTTGCTTACCTGGGTGATGTGGCGGAAACCTCCCGCC
This sequence is a window from Chloroflexota bacterium. Protein-coding genes within it:
- a CDS encoding ERG2 family protein, encoding MAYIFDPKDLHEICTKNLSLPLEEKFEAIMEALDRQFPGRIRKKRRWIFNVAGGSMGMLTILYGSISEYLILFGTPIGTEGYSGRYWAHVYDIMLDGEMLTYTQGQFTPAIYKPGDMAYLRRGTDKGYRVKDHAWMLEYSRGFIPQMLPFGVLGSMMSTLDFKSMRHQFWDFGGICLRELLRGKI